atgacgaACTCACTACGGAAAGTATATTTCTATCGTATGGAAGCCAAGGTACGCGCGTACGTGCCTCAAACAGTTTGTTGCTCAAAATACGTTGACAATTAAACCTCACCGCGGGAGGGAGAAGTATAATTTGCTGATGTTTTCTCCGTCGCAAGGGTTTCTTTGCTAATTTCCGGTTCTTATTATCACCAACAAATGAAGAGCGTCTCTTATTGCGGGAGTTACGTACTCGATCCACAGACACCCTAGCTAGACTAAGCAGATCAGGTCAGACTTGCATagttttttcattattttctttatttatttttactgtatttatttatttatttatgatagagagaaagatagtaatTCATCCATTttgttcattattttttttcaaaaaaatacaaacttagctgaaaatataacgTAATTAAGaggcaaatttaaaatttcaaatattaactATCGAGTCTTTATCTGACTGCGCTAGATACGATCTGTATTTATTTGTAATTGTTTAACTTGAGAAATGGAAGGCTACGCACGAAGTactcaattaattaatagtagGAGACGATGAACAGAGTGAGGCCCACCGATCCGAACATTTAATCCGAACAGCGGTGAGTGGTGGTGATGGGAGCACGGCAAGAAGCCAAAGCCACCAATGCGGAGAAGTGTGATCTGCATAGATCGGGGATTGCAAGTTGCGAAAATAAAAGTAGCGAGGGCGTAGGCgtcctttcctttcttccttgGCCGCATATCTCGTCGCGTAGTGGGCATCTATCTCGTCATCCAATAATCATTGGGTCAATTCAAACAAACCGGAGGTCGGCTTGACTCTCTCGTCTTGCAGGATGGTTACAATACCATGTTTATAATATcacatcatctttttttttaattttttttttaaaaataaaagtgtaataatttatttttaaaaaattgtaatggTATAAAATAGGTGAATTCTAGaaacatattttaattaagttgggACATAAAGTGATATAAGCATGGTATTTTAGACGATGGTACCGCTGAAATATTTTTAGACTTTCGCTCGTCTGGACGCTGCTGCACATGGCCGCTCTCTATCCTAATCCTACTGCCACTCTAGAGAACAGGCGCCTACTATTCCACCATCCACTACTTTTGGGCCCTCTTCTTCTTTCACATGGCACCGTGCTTCCTCCCACTGTTGGAAGCCCCAACAAGACTTAGGCAAGCcgttattactattattattcacATTTATAGATTTGTCGGCTGCAGATGAGAATAATAAAGCTAGTGTACTATTTGCGTCCCTCTTTTGAGTATATAAGtgttatttttcatatatgttAGGCATTATTCGGCCGAGCGTGCAGCAGCAGGGAAAAATTAGCAAGATCGCcctctgctttttttttaaaaaaaaaaagaaaaaattaacttCTTTGGTTGTGATGCGGCACTTTTCCTTCCAATTGGACTGAACTTCGACAGAGAATATATTGATGCTCTTTACATGGATATATACGAGCTTAACACTAGCTTAGCTCTCCATCATCCGCGCCTTGTTTGCAATCCATGAGACACCGCCCGATGCTGCAAAATTCCCATAGGCAGAATACtcataatgaaaaaaaaaaaaaaaaaggtaaaaaaaaagaaagagcatcTGGTTTATCCTGTGTGTCGGTTGAACCTGCTTATGCTTTTGTCTAATTTTGTCAAATTAAATGTGGTAACTTAACTCAAGATTCAATAATTCTCTAATTCGGCCGGCAAGGGGGGGGATTGCCGCAAGCATGGACGAAGGTGGATAAATCACAAGTCTTGATCGTGCTTGTCACATTTGCTAAATAAGAATTACCCAGTTTTTTCCTCagtaaaccaaaaaagaaagaaaagaagtgcGATGGCACAGAAACGCAAAATTCTGTTGCATCTCCCAGTTTTTTGTTAGAGAAACGGTCATCAGAATTTACACCACGCCATATATTCTATCATCCTACCGATAGAAAATCTACTGGTATTGCGGATCATGAGAAAGCAAGTAGGCGACGAATTCAGCTTCTTATATTTACAAGCTCCTCCGGCGGAGAGGTCAATGCTTAATGCTTACAATGTTAGAGGGAGAGGAGCTAGGCGTCGCTGCAGCAGGAGGTGAGTAATtaattaggagagagagagagagagagagagagagagagagagaaaacaggAGAGAACAAGTCAGGACAGGACAGGACAGGACAGGACGGAACAGGCTAGAAGAGTAATAAATGAGCAGAGGGAGGGAGAATGAGATTAATGATGAATTCAGTCGGCAGAGGCGACGCGCTGCTGCAGGCGGTGGCGGAGGATTCCGTTGTAGAGCGCCACCCGATTCGCAGGCATTCCGGCGCACGTGCACGCCTCTTCCACCTTACGAGCTCGTGCTCCCTCACTGCGGTTTTTCCGCTCGCGATCTAGTTCCACCGCCACTTCGTCCGCAAAGTGGACCCTCTTCGTGCTCTTCTTCCTCGTCCTCTCCCTTCTCCGCTTCTCTGCAAGCAAGCAGTTGCCattatttacttgttcatttattttctcttttaattagaataataaaagaagaaagaggaagtCAAAGAATCCGTCCGTCCGTCCGTCCGTCGGGCCGACGGACGGCGGCGGGGCCATAGTTGTTTACCGGAAGAGGAGATGCAGGGGCGGAGGCCGCAGCAGTCGGACGAAGCAGAGTAGGCATCGACCAAAGGCTTGTGCTGCCGGCAGAGGGCGAGGAGAATTACGGTGCCGGACACGGCCATGGCAGTCGCTGCCAAGGCCAGCCCGGGAGAACCCATCAGAGAAGACATCCGCCGGCGTCAGCCGCGAGAAAATTAGAGGAAGGAATCTCGTGGGGGTGGTGTGGGAGAGCAGAAGCAAATTGGTATTTACTCGGGGGAGGCcttgttttgtttttatatatatcaacGGTTAGAGGCAGAGAGTAGTTGAAACCATGATatgtattatataaatatattatacatatggCGTCATAATTGACTGATAATTTCGGGTCCGGACCGTGCGAGAGTACGAAACGGAGGggcaaaaattatatgggcATCCTCCCCAAACCAAAAGCTTGGGAGGATGTAGATGGGCGCCGCGTGTCCTCGCCCTCACCTCCTCTCCgtcatcttctttctctctctctctaaaaaatcagagctagtaattttttttttttagttttcgaGGGTCGTGATGGGCGCCACACACCATGTGGCACCCATCGGTATCGTCCCCAAACAACTTATTTGTGGATGGTGCCCACGAAATTTTTGCCCCAtgttatatgttatattatgaATTAACTGGCGAGACAAGGAGAGGGGGGGCGCACGTACGCTGCACAGTGTTTGCTAACTCAAGGTTTACATCATCCATCATATAGTGGGAGGTTGGGCGGATTATTTATGGACATATAAgggattaattaattgtattaaTTCAATGAGTTTGTTTGATTAGTGTATGCATCTGGATTTCCGGTTCCGCTCCACTCCggaattttgttttttgtttttttttttttt
This DNA window, taken from Ananas comosus cultivar F153 linkage group 5, ASM154086v1, whole genome shotgun sequence, encodes the following:
- the LOC109710391 gene encoding uncharacterized protein LOC109710391, with amino-acid sequence MSSLMGSPGLALAATAMAVSGTVILLALCRQHKPLVDAYSASSDCCGLRPCISSSEKRRRERTRKKSTKRVHFADEVAVELDRERKNRSEGARARKVEEACTCAGMPANRVALYNGILRHRLQQRVASAD